A window of Babesia microti strain RI chromosome III, complete genome contains these coding sequences:
- a CDS encoding prefoldin alpha subunit (overlaps_old_locusTagID:BBM_III00080): MENHTIPQLNALILSLEEELSHLEEPMSSLTIALEKILVCQKSLEDFGSDHTEIMAPLTSLVYSKGTLVNPNFVLVDIGTGYHILKTIPQASDYYSRKASFVENQISLLHSEINAKKKYLSNVYSHLDRKLNCIKTEKN, from the exons ATGGAGAATCATACCATTCCTCAGTTGAACGCGTTGATATTGAGTTTAGAAGAG GAACTATCACATCTGGAGGAACCCATGTCATCTCTAACGATTGCATTGGAAAAGATTTTGGTATGTCAAAAGTCTTTGGAGGATTTTGGTTCGGATCATACCGAGATAATGGCTCCACTAACATCACTAGTCTATTCTAAAG GCACTCTTGTGAATCCTAATTTTGTTTTGGTAGATATTGGCACCGGATATCACATACTAAAGACCATCCCCCAAGCTTCAGATTATTACTCCAG AAAGGCCTCTTTTGTGGAAAACCAAATTTCATTACTTCATTCCGAAATCAACGCCAAAAAGAAGTATCTATCAAATGTCTACTCTCATCTCGATCGAAAACTCAACTGTATTAAGACAGAAAAGAATTAA